In a single window of the Leptospira sanjuanensis genome:
- the purE gene encoding 5-(carboxyamino)imidazole ribonucleotide mutase, whose protein sequence is MNAKVAIIMGSHSDWETMKEAELILKDFGVRADKEIVSAHRSPELMLEFSKNAKQAGYSVIIAGAGGAAHLPGMVASMTTLPVLGVPVQSKALNGLDSLLSIVQMPGGVPVGTLAIGTAGAKNAGLLALRILSLQSAELSEKLEQYRIKIREEALSKNKDLL, encoded by the coding sequence TTGAACGCAAAAGTCGCAATCATCATGGGCAGTCATTCCGATTGGGAAACGATGAAGGAAGCCGAGTTGATCCTGAAGGATTTCGGCGTGAGGGCCGATAAAGAAATCGTTTCGGCTCACAGATCCCCCGAACTTATGTTGGAATTTTCCAAGAACGCGAAACAAGCCGGTTACTCTGTAATCATCGCCGGAGCCGGCGGAGCCGCTCACCTTCCCGGTATGGTTGCGTCGATGACCACCCTTCCCGTATTGGGAGTTCCGGTTCAAAGCAAAGCGCTCAACGGACTAGACAGCCTTCTTTCCATCGTTCAAATGCCGGGAGGAGTTCCGGTGGGAACTCTCGCGATCGGAACGGCGGGTGCTAAGAATGCGGGCCTTCTCGCTCTGAGAATTCTTTCCTTACAAAGCGCCGAACTTTCGGAAAAACTCGAACAATATCGTATCAAAATTCGAGAAGAGGCCCTTTCTAAAAACAAGGATCTTCTGTGA
- a CDS encoding 5-(carboxyamino)imidazole ribonucleotide synthase: MSGENVLLPGAKLGVMGAGQLARMFCLEVIPFGYEVSVYSPEKNSPAAGAGANEFVAAYEDVTALTDFLNKIDALTFEFENIPEIALSTVENFSKQTGLKVHPSPNCVRIAQNRWKEKTSFQKAGIPTVNFFPVFTEEDKRSVPPKVKFPCILKTNTMGYDGKGQVKCKTREELISALADLKEFNHIVEEFFPFTDEASVILARFEDGTISHFRPSRNVHKNHILDLTFHPGEFPKSVEDNLVAYAKKLAETIDYIGVFGIEFFIKGEEILCNEFAPRPHNSGHFSQDSGTLSQFALQMRTLCNLPAPTHIPVKAVTMKNILGEDYKPGSVLWNRALENPHYHLHLYGKTEVRDGRKMGHWNYSGPNPESAFADWD; encoded by the coding sequence GTGAGCGGAGAAAACGTTCTTCTCCCCGGCGCCAAACTCGGGGTCATGGGCGCGGGGCAACTCGCGAGAATGTTCTGCTTGGAAGTGATTCCGTTCGGATACGAAGTTTCCGTTTATTCTCCCGAAAAGAATTCTCCCGCGGCGGGTGCGGGTGCCAACGAATTCGTAGCAGCATACGAAGACGTGACCGCGCTGACCGATTTCCTAAACAAGATCGACGCTCTTACATTCGAATTTGAGAATATTCCGGAAATTGCACTTTCCACTGTCGAAAACTTTTCCAAACAGACGGGACTTAAAGTTCATCCTTCTCCGAACTGCGTCCGAATCGCGCAAAACCGATGGAAAGAAAAAACTTCCTTCCAAAAGGCCGGAATTCCTACCGTAAACTTTTTTCCGGTGTTTACGGAAGAGGATAAACGTTCGGTTCCGCCCAAAGTCAAATTTCCCTGCATCTTAAAAACGAACACGATGGGTTACGATGGAAAGGGCCAGGTGAAATGCAAAACTCGGGAAGAATTGATTTCCGCGCTCGCCGATCTCAAAGAATTCAATCATATCGTGGAGGAATTTTTTCCGTTTACGGACGAGGCTTCCGTAATCTTAGCGAGATTCGAAGACGGTACGATTTCTCATTTTCGACCGTCTCGAAACGTTCATAAAAATCACATTCTCGATCTTACCTTTCATCCCGGAGAATTTCCGAAAAGCGTGGAGGACAATCTTGTCGCCTATGCAAAAAAACTCGCGGAAACGATCGATTATATCGGAGTCTTCGGAATCGAGTTCTTTATCAAGGGAGAGGAAATTCTTTGCAACGAATTCGCTCCCAGACCGCATAATTCCGGACATTTCAGCCAGGACAGCGGAACACTTTCCCAATTTGCTCTTCAGATGAGAACACTTTGTAATCTTCCCGCGCCGACGCACATCCCCGTCAAAGCGGTCACTATGAAAAACATTCTCGGCGAAGATTACAAACCCGGCTCCGTTCTCTGGAATCGAGCATTAGAAAATCCTCATTATCACCTCCACCTTTACGGAAAAACGGAAGTCCGCGACGGAAGAAAGATGGGCCACTGGAATTATTCGGGACCGAATCCGGAATCCGCGTTTGCAGACTGGGATTGA